The following proteins are co-located in the Robbsia betulipollinis genome:
- a CDS encoding YqcI/YcgG family protein, giving the protein MLTNEETAGEQARRDMHPTAHPAAPSGAPALAQGASPRAEQFDAGDWKSRVIKGRATGAAVRPPAWLDESYETLRQQVMHPAYPCFFGTMAEKRGEMFYSYVEGPNIADLAATMQTFAELVSMERYRKNNIAVFFEPDAEPLSHDAYQACFWRVLQHLHDVDPDPRADAQPDPSSEDWEFSFAGVETFVVCACPSFRARHSRNLGPGMVLLFQPRSVFVDTITNKVIGREARNQVRKRLETWDDVAAHPDLGFFGDPGNLEWKQYFLDDANAPAQDRCPFLKRLRRDNRERAAVPAAALPATPPPGADARQPLPPATPVWWQRRPAASEIRSFKARAEPPSAERRRAPVGTHAHRPHDDE; this is encoded by the coding sequence ATGCTGACAAACGAGGAAACCGCGGGCGAGCAGGCCCGGCGCGATATGCACCCGACGGCGCACCCGGCGGCGCCGTCGGGTGCGCCCGCGCTCGCGCAGGGCGCGTCGCCCCGGGCGGAGCAGTTCGATGCCGGCGACTGGAAAAGCCGCGTCATCAAGGGGCGGGCGACCGGTGCCGCGGTGCGCCCGCCCGCCTGGCTGGACGAGTCCTACGAGACATTGCGCCAGCAGGTCATGCACCCGGCCTACCCGTGCTTTTTCGGCACGATGGCGGAAAAGCGCGGCGAAATGTTCTACTCCTACGTGGAAGGACCGAACATCGCCGACCTGGCCGCGACGATGCAGACGTTCGCGGAACTGGTCTCGATGGAGCGTTACCGCAAGAACAATATCGCCGTGTTCTTCGAGCCGGACGCCGAGCCGCTTTCGCACGACGCGTATCAAGCCTGCTTCTGGCGCGTCCTGCAGCATCTGCACGATGTCGACCCCGACCCCCGGGCGGATGCGCAACCGGACCCGTCCAGCGAGGATTGGGAGTTTTCCTTCGCGGGCGTGGAAACCTTCGTGGTATGCGCGTGCCCGTCGTTCCGCGCCCGGCATAGCCGCAATCTCGGGCCCGGCATGGTGCTGCTGTTCCAGCCCCGCAGCGTGTTCGTGGACACCATCACCAATAAGGTGATCGGCCGCGAGGCGCGCAATCAGGTGCGCAAACGCCTGGAAACCTGGGACGACGTCGCCGCCCATCCGGACCTCGGATTTTTTGGCGATCCGGGCAACCTCGAATGGAAGCAATACTTCCTCGACGACGCCAATGCCCCGGCGCAGGACCGTTGTCCGTTTCTGAAGCGCCTGCGGCGCGACAACCGGGAGCGCGCGGCGGTCCCGGCCGCGGCGCTTCCCGCCACGCCGCCGCCGGGTGCCGACGCGCGACAGCCGCTGCCGCCGGCGACGCCCGTTTGGTGGCAGAGGCGGCCGGCCGCGTCCGAAATCCGTTCCTTCAAGGCGCGCGCGGAACCGCCGTCCGCCGAGCGGCGCCGCGCGCCCGTGGGAACGCACGCGCATCGCCCGCACGACGACGAGTGA